One window from the genome of Plasmodium reichenowi strain SY57 chromosome 8, whole genome shotgun sequence encodes:
- a CDS encoding histidine-rich protein II, putative (part of same gene as PRSY57_0831100A~gap found within coding sequence), giving the protein NAHHVADAHHAANAHHAADAHHASPTHCLRH; this is encoded by the coding sequence CCAATGCCCATCATGTAGCTGATGCTCATCATGCTGCCAATGCCCATCATGCAGCCGATGCTCATCATGCATCCCCCACGCATTGCCTACGCCATTAA
- a CDS encoding histidine-rich protein II, putative (part of same gene as PRSY57_0831100B~gap found within coding sequence): MVSFSKNKVLSAAVFASVLLLDNNNSEFNNNLCSKNAKGLNSNKRLLQETQAHVDDNNNVHEHDPLHSHHAHHAAFAHDAAFAHDAAFVHDAADAHHAANAHHVADAHHAANAHHVADAHH, encoded by the exons atgGTTTCCTTctcaaaaaataaagtatTATCCGCTGCCGTTTTTGCCTCCGTACTTTTGTTAGATAAC aataattccgaatttaataataactTGTGTAGCAAAAATGCAAAAGGACTTAATTCAAATAAGAGATTATTACAAGAAACTCAAGCACATGtagatgataataataacgTTCATGAACATGATCCTCTTCATTCACATCATGCCCATCATGCAGCCTTTGCTCATGATGCAGCCTTTGCTCATGATGCAGCCTTTGTTCATGATGCAGCCGATGCTCATCATGCTGCCAATGCCCATCATGTAGCTGATGCTCATCATGCTGCCAATGCCCATCATGTAGCTGATGCTCATCATG